A window from Sus scrofa isolate TJ Tabasco breed Duroc chromosome 2, Sscrofa11.1, whole genome shotgun sequence encodes these proteins:
- the LOC100512154 gene encoding LOW QUALITY PROTEIN: olfactory receptor 10Q1-like (The sequence of the model RefSeq protein was modified relative to this genomic sequence to represent the inferred CDS: inserted 1 base in 1 codon) has translation MVAGSPVLNQSGPPEFVFRAFTTVPEFQALLFLLFLLLYLMILCGNTAIVWAVCTHSSLRTPMYFFLSNLSFLEICYXTVVVPLMLSNIVGAGKPIPLAGCGAQMFFFLTLGGADCFLLAIMAYDRYVAICHPLRYTVIMTQPLCIQMVAGALGLALFLSLQLTSLIFTLPFCGHLREINHFLCDVPPVLRLACADIHVHQAVLYVVGILVLTVPFLLICVSYAFITSAILRIRSGEGRRRAFSTCSSHITVVLLQYGFCALVYLRPQSSSSVDEDRQFALVYTFVTPLLNPLIYTLRNKDVKGALKKAISCKGTAEALSGFRGT, from the exons ATGGTGGCTGGGAGCCCTGTGCTCAACCAGTCGGGTCCCCCCGAGTTTGTGTTCCGCGCCTTCACCACCGTCCCAGAATTCCAGgcgctcctcttcctcctcttcctcctcctctactTGATGATCCTTTGTGGAAACACAGCCATCGTCTGGGCGGTGTGCACCCACAGCTCCCTCCGCACCCCGATGTATTTCTTCCTGTCCAATCTGTCTTTCCTGGAAATCTGCT ACACTGTTGTGGTGCCTTTGATGCTTTCCAACATTGTGGGGGCCGGGAAGCCCATTCCCTTAGCTGGTTGTGGGGCCcagatgttcttttttctcaccctTGGTGGTGCTGACTGTTTTCTCTTGGCAATCATGGCGTacgatcgctatgtggccatctgccacccactGCGCTACACTGTCATCATGACCCAGCCGCTGTGCATTCAAATGGTGGCAGGTGCCCTTGGCCTGGCCCTCTTCTTGTCCCTGCAGCTCACCTCCTTAATCTTCACCCTGCCCTTCTGCGGGCACCTCCGGGAAATCAACCACTTCCTCTGTGATGTGCCTCCGGTCCTGAGGCTGGCCTGTGCTGACATCCACGTACACCAGGCCGTCCTGTATGTCGTGGGCATCCTCGTGCTGACCGTCCCCTTCTTGCTCATCTGTGTCTCCTATGCGTTCATCACCTCAGCCATCCTGCGCATCCGTTCTGGGGAGGGCCGCCGCcgggccttctccacctgctcctcccacatCACCGTGGTCCTGCTGCAATACGGCTTCTGTGCACTGGTCTACCTGCGTCCTCAGTCCAGCTCCTCAGTGGATGAGGACCGCCAATTTGCCCTCGTTTACACTTTTGTCACCCCCTTACTCAACCCTTTGATCTACACTCTTAGGAACAAGGATGTCAAAGGTGCTCTGAAAAAGGCCATCAGTTGCAAAGGAACAGCTGAAGCTCTCTCAGGGTTTAGAGGAACTTGA
- the LOC100512331 gene encoding olfactory receptor 10Q1, translating to MVAGSPVLNQSGPPEFVFRAFTTVPEFQALLFLLFLLLYLMILCGNTAIVWAVCTHSSLRTPMYFFLSNLSFLEICYTSVVVPLMLSNIWGFQKPIPLAGCGAQMFFFVTLGSTDCFLLAVMAYDRYVAICHPLHYTLIMTQKLCIQMVAGALGLALFLSLQLTSLIFTLPFCGHLREINHFLCDVPPVLRLACADIRVHQAVLYVVGILVLTVPFLLICVSYAFITSAILRIRSGEGRRRAFSTCSSHLTVVLLQYGCCSLVYLRPRSSTSEDEDRQIALVYTFVTPLLNPLIYTLRNKDVKDALRHAIISKAASDTN from the coding sequence ATGGTGGCTGGGAGCCCTGTGCTCAACCAGTCGGGTCCCCCCGAGTTTGTGTTCCGCGCCTTCACCACCGTCCCAGAATTCCAGgcgctcctcttcctcctcttcctcctcctctactTGATGATCCTTTGTGGAAACACAGCCATCGTCTGGGCGGTGTGCACCCACAGCTCCCTCCGCACCCCGATGTATTTCTTCCTGTCCAATCTGTCTTTCCTGGAAATCTGCTACACATCTGTTGTGGTGCCTTTGATGCTTTCCAATATTTGGGGGTTCCAGAAGCCCATACCATTGGCTGGCTGTGGGGCCCAAATGTTCTTTTTTGTCACCCTTGGCAGCACTGACTGTTTTCTCTTGGCAGTCATGGcttatgatcgctatgtggccatctgccacccactGCACTACACTCTTATCATGACCCAGAAGCTGTGCATTCAAATGGTGGCAGGTGCCCTTGGCCTGGCCCTCTTCTTGTCCCTGCAGCTCACCTCCTTAATCTTCACCCTGCCCTTCTGCGGGCACCTCCGGGAAATCAACCACTTCCTCTGTGATGTGCCTCCGGTTCTACGGCTGGCCTGTGCTGATATCCGCGTACACCAGGCTGTCCTGTATGTCGTGGGCATCCTCGTGCTGACCGTCCCCTTCTTGCTCATCTGTGTCTCCTATGCGTTCATCACCTCAGCCATCCTGCGCATCCGTTCTGGGGAGGGCCGCCGCCGGGCCTTCTCCACCTGTTCCTCCCACCTCACTGTGGTCCTGCTGCAGTATGGCTGTTGCAGCCTGGTCTACCTGCGTCCAAGGTCCAGCACCTCAGAGGATGAAGACCGCCAAATCGCACTGGTCTATACCTTTGTCACCCCCTTACTCAACCCCCTGATTTACACTTTACGCAACAAGGATGTCAAAGACGCTCTGAGACATGCCATCATCAGTAAAGCAGCCTCTGACACCAACTGA